One window of Papaver somniferum cultivar HN1 chromosome 9, ASM357369v1, whole genome shotgun sequence genomic DNA carries:
- the LOC113307983 gene encoding tubulin-folding cofactor C-like: MEENQSNNPADKPQDTIAQKKHAAMIERLSNLHQSRLQQAVSRKSDSNDLPAFESTKSFTDRFYESKKSIETEINRCRLVTDSESKANLKSDLDQLSISISELEKLVAENSYFLPSYEVRASLKTISDLKATLESVNYELLPKKKFSFRNKSTAAKKDQGNVVTIENENSGFDSVLAEKCSIQVRDSPGFRNKEGVILVKSFGSSKEGDFTLSDLNSCEVRVTGCFRALYVHRLRNCRVYVGPVMGSILIEQAEDCLFMMASHQMRIHHAKKTDFYLRVRSRPIIEDCNSVRFAPYLLRYEGIDKDLKDSSLDEETGNWANVDDFKWLRAVQSPNWSILPEEERVSAVNISNLETPSDDI; encoded by the coding sequence ATGGAAGAAAATCAGTCAAACAACCCAGCAGATAAACCCCAAGATACAATTGCTCAAAAGAAACATGCTGCGATGATTGAACGCCTCTCGAATCTCCACCAATCTCGTCTTCAACAAGCTGTCTCACGTAAGTCTGATTCAAACGATTTACCTGCTTTTGAATCCACTAAATCATTTACAGATCGATTTTATGAATCTAAAAAATCAATCGAAACTGAAATCAACCGATGCCGTCTTGTTACTGATTCAGAATCAAAAGCTAATCTGAAATCCGATCTTGACCAACTATCGATTTCGATTTCTGAGCTTGAGAAACTAGTTGCAGAAAACTCATACTTCTTGCCTTCTTATGAAGTGCGGGCGTCTCTTAAAACTATATCTGATTTGAAAGCAACATTAGAGAGTGTTAATTATGAGTTATTACCTAAGAAGAAATTCTCATTTAGGAATAAATCTACTGCTGCGAAGAAAGATCAGGGTAATGTGGTTACAATTGAGAATGAAAACAGTGGGTTTGATTCGGTTTTAGCTGAAAAATGTAGTATTCAAGTTCGGGATTCTCCTGGGTTTCGTAACAAAGAGGGAGTCATTTTGGTGAAAAGCTTTGGGAGTTCAAAAGAAGGAGATTTCACTCTCTCGGACTTAAATTCGTGTGAGGTGAGGGTAACTGGTTGTTTTAGAGCACTTTACGTTCATAGATTGAGGAATTGTCGTGTTTACGTAGGACCTGTTATGGGGTCGATTCTTATTGAACAAGCTGAGGATTGCTTGTTTATGATGGCGTCTCATCAAATGAGGATTCATCATGCTAAGAAGACAGATTTTTATCTGCGGGTTCGGAGTAGACCAATAATTGAGGATTGCAATAGTGTGAGGTTTGCTCCTTATTTGTTGCGTTATGAAGGAATTGATAAAGACCTTAAAGATTCAAGTCTTGATGAAGAGACTGGAAATTGGGCAAATGTGGATGATTTCAAATGGTTGAGAGCTGTGCAATCGCCTAACTGGTCCATCTTACCTGAGGAAGAACGTGTTAGTGCGGTGAATATTTCAAATCTGGAAACACCAAGTGATGACATTTAG
- the LOC113309060 gene encoding kinetochore protein SPC24 homolog, with protein sequence MHCVYQQILKRGYSQVSKSQIGCWWFQIATFFKWSKAIVFHFQIFREEVNLVNTMGETATKIGVSSLMSYCDDLVKVLQNKKDINNLMQCSDSVKLLRSSCDGDFSEIQNSLEVYQKKIDECQQRITDAKSEIVSDAELDSLQKEYKEELNRESSLHEKLRIVSDKINDLEQQRVSIVEREMNLKKADKDEFREQRKLSMYASVTNIIPNMDTGTKISGHIVEREKRTVEMFEFETTDSSSSIEICNSLWKMINS encoded by the exons ATGCATTGTGTGTACCAGCAAATTTTAAAGAGGGGGTATTCTCAAGTATCAAAATCCCAG ATTGGTTGTTGGTGGTTTCAAATTGCTACTTTCTTCAAGTGGAGTAAAGCCATAGTTTTTCATTTTCAG ATATTTAGAGAGGAAGTGAATCTGGTAAATACAATGGGCGAGACTGCTACAAAAATTGGTGTCTCCAGCCTCATGTCATATTGTGATGATCTTGTTAAAGTTCTTCAGAACAAAAAGGATATCAATAATTTGATGCAATGTAGTGACAGTGTCAAATTGCTTCGATCATCTTGTGACGGGGATTTTTCCGAGATTCAGAATTCTTTAGAAG TCTATCAGAAGAAGATAGATGAATGCCAGCAAAGGATAACTGATGCAAAAAGTGAAATTGTTAGTGATGCCGAGTTGGATTCTCTCCAAAAAGAATACAAGGAGGAACTTAATAGAGAAAGTTCACTTCATGAGAAGCTTAG AATTGTTAGTGACAAGATCAATGATCTGGAGCAACAGAGGGTTTCAATTGTAGAACGAGAGatgaacttgaagaaagctgataAGGATGAATTTAGAGAACa GAGGAAGCTGTCAATGTATGCATCTGTGACTAATATCATTCCAAATATGGATACTGGAACAAAAATTTCTGGCC ATATCGTGGAAAGAGAAAAAAGGACTGTGGAAATGTTTGAATTCGAAACAACAGATTCATCATCGTCGATAGAGATATGCAACAGCCTCTGGAAAATGATAAACTCTTGA
- the LOC113309918 gene encoding probable apyrase 7 has product MRQASSLQEFSTSGKHDPEEGKLDFGINQSLVRAKLSRSLDRQNGGSSFSKEKTFSVVQSIRRRWTRTVMAILCLLVLFFLVFIFTRYVGPYWSKEASKFYVVLDCGSTGTRVYVYESLIHHEEESSLPIVLTSIPKDINRKSSSKGWRAYQRMETEPGFDKLVRNTSGLKAAIKPLLNWAERQIPKNAHKSTSLFLYATAGVRRLPRSDSDWLMDKAWSILRKSSFMCRRDWIKIISGMEEAYYGWVALNYHMGLLGSKPVKATVGALDLGGSSLQVTFETKEQVQDDTSLNLSIGAINHHLTAYSLSGYGLNDAFDKSVVHLLKRIRGISKVDLFSGKVKIKHPCLQSGYKEKYVCSQCIPVAKGGESPLVAGKNLGKGGKRGIAVQLLGEPHWEKCAALSKVTVNLSEWSNLSRGIDCQTQPCALSDSMPRPRGQFYAMSGFFVVFRFFNLTPEAKLDDILQKGQEFCKKTWEVAKKSVAPQPFIEQYCFRAPYIVSLLREGLQIRDTQVVIGSGSITWTLGVALLEAGGSFPTGLEVPRYRLLKVKITPAILIAMLLISLIFLVCALSCVGNWMPIFFRRPYLPIIRQNSGTAISAFRFQRWNPISAGDGKTKTPLSPTISGSQQRAFSMGHGLGGSSIQLMESSLHPSTSSVAHSYSSGSLGQMQFDNNGMGSSWAPRGQMRLQSRRSQSREDLSASSEAHLVNV; this is encoded by the exons ATGCGACAGGCATCATCCCTGCAGGAGTTTTCAACATCTGGAAAGCATGACCCTGAAGAAGGCAAGTTAGACTTTGGTATCAACCAAAGTCTTGTTCGGGCAAAATTGTCCCGCTCTTTAGATAGACAAAATGGTGGTTCGAGCTTTTCAAAGGAGAAAACCTTCTCTGTAGTTCAGTCTATAAGGAGGAGATGGACGCGAACAGTCATGGCTATTTTATGTCTACTCGTACTTTTCTTCTTGGTATTTATATTCACAAGATATGTTGGTCCATACTGGTCTAAAGAAGCATCAAAGTTTTATGTAGTACTTGATTGTGGAAGTACAGGCACTCGAGTTTATGTATACGAGTCTCTTATCCATCACGAAGAAGAAAGCAGTCTCCCAATTGTCTTGACATCAATACCCAAAGATATTAACAGAAAATCTAGTTCCAAGGGTTGGCGGGCCTATCAGCGGATGGAAACTGAGCCTGGGTTTGATAAGCTGGTGCGCAATACAAGTGGCCTGAAGGCGGCAATAAAGCCACTTCTTAACTGGGCCGAGAGGCAAATACCTAAGAATGCTCACAAGAGTACTTCTCTCTTCCTTTATGCTACTGCAGGGGTTCGTAGGCTTCCACGATCAGATTCAGACTGGCTTATGGATAAGGCATGGTCCATACTAAGGAAATCATCATTTATGTGCCGGAGAGATTGGATTAAGATTATCAGTGGCATGGAGGAAGCTTATTATGGATGGGTTGCTCTTAACTACCACATGGGGTTGCTTGGGTCTAAACCAGTGAAGGCAACAGTTGGTGCTCTCGATTTGGGTGGTTCATCGTTGCAAGTTACATTTGAGACCAAAGAACAAGTGCAGGATGACACCAGTTTAAACCTTAGTATCGGAGCCATAAACCATCATCTCACTGCATATTCTCTCTCAGGCTATGGACTGAATGATGCCTTTGACAAATCTGTGGTTCATCTTCTGAAGAGGATTCGTGGAATTAGTAAGGTAGATCTATTTAGTGGCAAGGTTAAAATTAAGCATCCATGTTTGCAATCAGGGTACAAAGAGAAATACGTTTGTTCTCAGTGCATCCCAGTAGCCAAAGGAGGTGAGAGTCCTTTAGTTGCGGGAAAGAATTTGGGTAAAGGAGGAAAACGTGGAATAGCAGTCCAGTTGCTTGGGGAACCACATTGGGAAAAATGTGCTGCCCTTTCGAAAGTGACGGTCAATTTGTCAGAGTGGTCAAATTTGAGCCGAGGAATTGATTGTCAGACACAACCGTGTGCTCTAAGTGATAGTATGCCTCGCCCACGCGGGCAGTTTTATGCAATGTCTGGGTTCTTTGTGGTGTTTCGATTTTTTAATTTAACCCCTGAAGCAAAACTTGATGACATATTGCAGAAGGGTCAGGAATTCTGCAAAAAGACGTGGGAAGTTGCAAAAAAGAGTGTTGCTCCCCAACCTTTTATAGAACAGTATTGCTTTAGGGCTCCATATATTGTGTCACTCTTGAGAGAGGGCTTACAGATTAGAGACACACAAGTCGTTATTGGTTCTGGTAGTATTACTTGGACACTTGGGGTGGCTCTATTGGAAGCCGGAGGTTCATTTCCAACTGGGTTGGAGGTCCCTAGGTACAGACTTCTAAAAGTGAAGATAACTCCAGCCATTCTTATTGCCATGCTGTTAATCTCACTTATATTTCTAGTTTGTGCTCTATCATGTGTTGGCAATTGGATGCCAATTTTTTTCCGAAGGCCGTATCTTCCTATCATCAGGCAAAACAGTGGAACTGCTATCTCTGCTTTCAGATTCCAGCGATGGAATCCTATCAGTGCTG GAGATGGGAAGACAAAGACACCGCTGAGTCCTACCATTTCAGGTTCCCAGCAGAGAGCATTCAGCATGGGACATGGGCTGGGAGGCAGCAGCATCCAGCTCATGGAATCTTCTTTGCACCCTTCAACTAGCAGTGTCGCGCATAGTTACTCCTCGGGTAGCTTAGGTCAGATGCAATTTGACAATAATGGGATGGGATCCTCCTGGGCCCCTCGAGGTCAGATGAGGCTACAGAGTAGAAGGTCACAATCAAGAGAAGACCTTTCAGCATCCTCCGAGGCACATTTGGTGAATGTTTAG
- the LOC113312445 gene encoding protein DETOXIFICATION 33-like — MDDSTSNYSVPLLTNRNENSNQVSFSRKVWEENKIIWYIAGPCILCAIFQFSLAFITQTWVGHVGTLELAAFGLQNLVISGLTYGIMTALPLTLISVFGTPILLVLGQKQEIAELAGTYSIWMIPQLYMYALNFPMQRFLQAQSKVMPLAWISFVVLVIHVPLSWFCVMRWGLVGAAASLNFSWVLVVVLQYAYIVSGSCKDTWSGFSWKAFTELLDFLWLSLASAVMLCLEYWTVMVLLVFAGVLKNAEVKVDAAAICLNVEGWIFMVPLGYIAAVSVRVSNELGAGNAAAAKFSVWVTVSIALVTQTAFAILIFITRYDFPKLFTDDKIVMKEVSALVAYLCISILLCAVLPVLSGMAIGAGWQAVVAYVNSISYYLIGLPVGVFMGFKLDWGLEGLWIGLQIGMGLQTIVLLIMFWRADWDKEVQLSKDRVSEDVGLGEERKFCGLSSGGQLGAELGLFCAEKSVKRAGVVAMVPGSIRELIDSS; from the exons ATGGATGATTCAACTTCAAACTACTCAGTTCCTCTGTTAACAAACCGAAATGAAAATTCTAATCAGGTATCCTTTAGTCGAAAAGTTTGGGAAGAAAACAAGATCATATGGTACATAGCAGGACCATGCATCTTATGTGCAATATTTCAATTCTCTCTTGCTTTCATCACTCAAACATGGGTTGGTCATGTTGGTACACTTGAGCTTGCTGCTTTTGGTCTCCAAAACTTGGTCATTTCTGGTCTCACCTATGGCATCATG ACGG CATTACCATTAACACTAATCTCGGTATTTGGAACACCAATTCTACTGGTTTTAGGCCAAAAACAGGAGATTGCAGAATTAGCCGGTACATATTCTATATGGATGATACCACAATTATACATGTATGCACTGAATTTTCCTATGCAAAGATTCTTGCAAGCGCAAAGTAAAGTCATGCCATTAGCTTGGATATCATTTGTGGTTTTAGTTATTCATGTTCCGTTAAGTTGGTTTTGTGTCATGAGATGGGGTTTGGTTGGAGCAGCAGCTTCTTTGAATTTTTCATGGGTCTTGGTTGTCGTTCTTCAATATGCTTATATTGTCTCTGGAAGCTGCAAGGATACTTGGAGTGGTTTTTCATGGAAGGCTTTTACTGAATTGCTTGATTTTCTCTGGTTGTCTCTGGCTTCAGCTGTCATGCTCTG CTTGGAATATTGGACAGTTATGGTTCTGCTTGTATTTGCCGGCGTACTTAAAAATGCTGAAGTTAAAGTCGATGCTGCTGCTATCTG TTTGAATGTCGAAGGATGGATATTTATGGTACCACTTGGATATATTGCTGCTGTCAG CGTAAGGGTGTCGAACGAATTGGGAGCAGGAAATGCAGCAGCTGCAAAATTTTCTGTTTGGGTTACAGTCTCAATTGCTCTAGTCACACAGACTGCTTTTGCCATCCTTATTTTCATAACGAGATACGACTTCCCAAAACTCTTTACAGATGACAAGATTGTTATGAAAGAAGTTAGTGCATTAGTCGCATATTTATGTATTTCAATCTTACTCTGCGCCGTCTTACCCGTTTTATCAG GTATGGCCATTGGAGCTGGTTGGCAAGCTGTTGTAGCCTACGTAAATTCCATAAGCTACTATCTCATCGGGTTGCCCGTTGGCGTCTTTATGGGATTCAAATTAGACTGGGGTTTAGAG GGACTTTGGATTGGATTACAAATTGGGATGGGTCTTCAGACTATCGTTCTCTTAATCATGTTTTGGCGTGCCGATTGGGATAAAGAG GTGCAGTTGTCCAAAGATAGAGTTTCAGAGGATGTAGGTTTGGGTGAGGAACGAAA